The following coding sequences lie in one Microbacterium sp. XT11 genomic window:
- a CDS encoding Dps family protein, which produces MSKAQTVSTTASDPTVAAAAAQFLSPVVLGLEALTVNGKQAHWHVRGANFVGVHELLDTIVAHAGDFADTAAERIVALGLPIDARISAVAEKAGATSVPAGFAQSDDLIRAVIADIDAILADVKAAVEGLDEVDLTSQDVAIEIQRGLEKDRWFLVSHIAA; this is translated from the coding sequence ATGAGCAAGGCACAGACCGTTTCCACCACCGCAAGCGACCCCACCGTCGCCGCTGCGGCCGCGCAGTTCCTCTCCCCCGTCGTCCTCGGCCTCGAGGCCCTCACCGTCAACGGCAAGCAGGCGCACTGGCACGTGCGCGGCGCGAACTTCGTCGGCGTGCACGAGCTTCTCGACACGATCGTCGCGCACGCGGGGGACTTCGCCGACACCGCCGCTGAGCGCATCGTCGCCTTGGGACTCCCGATCGACGCCCGCATCAGCGCGGTCGCAGAGAAGGCAGGCGCCACCTCGGTTCCCGCGGGCTTCGCGCAGTCGGACGACCTCATCCGCGCCGTGATCGCTGACATCGACGCGATCCTCGCCGACGTCAAGGCCGCGGTCGAGGGCCTCGACGAAGTCGACCTCACCAGCCAGGACGTGGCGATCGAGATCCAGCGTGGCCTCGAGAAGGACCGCTGGTTCCTCGTGTCGCACATCGCGGCCTGA
- a CDS encoding gamma carbonic anhydrase family protein, translating to MSIAPGASVLALPDRVPSLADGCFVADGARVVGDVSLAAGSSVWYNAVLRADSAAIVIGPGSNVQDNVSVHVDAGHPVVIGAKVSIGHNAVVHGCTVGDGSLIGMGAVVLSGAVIGAGCLVAGGAVVLAGTEVPEGSLVAGVPAKVRRSLTDEERAGLIANADIYLRHLQVHSDATPV from the coding sequence ATGAGCATCGCGCCTGGAGCATCCGTTCTCGCACTGCCCGACCGCGTCCCGTCGCTCGCCGACGGTTGCTTCGTGGCCGACGGAGCGCGCGTCGTCGGCGACGTCTCGCTCGCCGCGGGGTCGAGCGTCTGGTACAACGCGGTACTGCGCGCCGACTCCGCTGCGATCGTCATCGGACCCGGGAGCAACGTGCAGGACAACGTGTCGGTGCACGTCGACGCCGGCCACCCGGTGGTCATCGGAGCGAAGGTGTCCATCGGTCACAACGCCGTCGTCCACGGATGCACTGTCGGAGACGGATCGCTGATCGGCATGGGGGCGGTCGTGCTGAGCGGTGCCGTGATCGGTGCGGGGTGCCTCGTCGCGGGAGGCGCCGTGGTCCTCGCCGGTACGGAGGTTCCCGAAGGGTCTCTCGTCGCGGGCGTCCCCGCGAAGGTCCGTCGGAGCCTCACCGACGAGGAGCGCGCGGGGCTCATCGCCAACGCCGACATCTATCTGCGACACCTTCAGGTGCACAGCGACGCCACCCCGGTGTGA
- a CDS encoding DUF6458 family protein gives MSIGTGVVLFVIGAILVFAVNVDVQWVDLDMVGYILMGAGVIVFLVGIVLLARRRRTESVSRTYVDPATGEPTTRRSVSASNDDAI, from the coding sequence ATGAGCATCGGCACCGGAGTCGTACTGTTCGTCATCGGAGCGATCCTCGTCTTCGCGGTGAACGTCGACGTGCAGTGGGTCGACCTCGACATGGTCGGGTACATCCTGATGGGCGCAGGCGTCATCGTCTTCCTCGTCGGCATCGTGCTCCTCGCCCGTCGCCGGCGCACGGAGTCGGTCTCCCGTACGTATGTCGATCCGGCAACAGGGGAGCCGACCACACGCCGATCGGTCAGCGCGAGCAACGACGACGCGATCTGA
- a CDS encoding DUF7882 family protein: MGSLYYGDAHEPIQIEDRALAHLKVVIATKLRRNESFTLSWRHPAGVAPGRSTIWLHPSIPLRFVFDEPETPELSRRWIEDLAHSANSSGGITLVEEHLEQTQDELEQARD; the protein is encoded by the coding sequence ATGGGCAGTCTCTACTACGGCGACGCCCACGAGCCGATCCAGATCGAAGACCGCGCCCTCGCTCACCTGAAGGTCGTGATCGCCACGAAGCTACGCCGGAACGAGAGTTTCACCCTTTCCTGGCGGCACCCGGCCGGGGTGGCGCCCGGGCGCTCCACCATCTGGCTGCACCCGTCGATCCCGCTGCGCTTCGTGTTCGACGAACCGGAGACGCCGGAGCTCAGCCGACGCTGGATCGAGGACCTCGCGCACTCCGCGAACTCCAGCGGCGGGATCACGCTGGTCGAGGAGCACCTCGAGCAGACGCAGGACGAACTCGAGCAGGCGCGGGACTGA
- a CDS encoding helix-turn-helix transcriptional regulator: MRFESSDVDSVQSTWRQFVPSAQLQSVDPLRFHFDWHSSDLDGVAFVRYDLDAQVRSLAAPDGQLLVCRVDAPHARSWTDSRDLDATRPWITDGRPVRASWDREAQVRALVFDHRAAETTLRRITGDDSLVLRSTSLSPRSAAHARRWELAFARLEEQLAAELTPALRAARGRDALIATVAAFDSTFDEALLRVAQRRAAPSTVRRALAYIDENAHLPITVDDVAAACFISTRGLHYAFRRALDTTPAAALRRARLAGAHAELSRGTTTPIADIARRWGFSHPSRFAAAYRRAYGSAPSDARRVAA, from the coding sequence GTGCGATTCGAATCCTCCGACGTCGACAGCGTGCAGAGCACCTGGCGACAGTTCGTGCCGTCCGCACAGCTTCAAAGCGTCGATCCTCTCCGCTTCCACTTCGATTGGCATTCATCGGACCTCGACGGCGTGGCCTTCGTGCGATACGACCTCGATGCGCAGGTGCGTTCTCTCGCCGCACCGGACGGTCAGCTGCTCGTCTGCAGAGTGGATGCCCCTCACGCGCGCTCCTGGACGGACAGTCGCGATCTCGACGCGACCCGCCCCTGGATCACGGACGGACGCCCCGTGCGAGCGTCATGGGACCGCGAGGCACAGGTCCGTGCCCTCGTGTTCGACCATCGCGCGGCCGAGACGACGCTGCGGCGCATCACCGGCGACGACAGCCTCGTGTTGAGGTCGACGAGCCTCTCACCCCGATCTGCTGCGCATGCGAGGCGATGGGAGCTCGCCTTCGCCCGGCTCGAGGAGCAGCTGGCCGCAGAGCTCACCCCGGCTCTGAGGGCGGCGCGGGGTCGCGACGCACTGATCGCCACCGTGGCCGCGTTCGATTCGACGTTCGACGAAGCCCTGCTGCGTGTGGCGCAACGGCGGGCGGCACCGTCGACCGTGCGCAGAGCTCTCGCGTACATCGACGAGAACGCGCACCTTCCGATAACCGTGGACGACGTCGCCGCCGCGTGCTTCATCTCCACACGCGGTCTGCACTACGCGTTCCGACGAGCTCTGGACACCACCCCGGCGGCCGCGCTCCGCCGCGCGCGCCTCGCCGGCGCACACGCCGAACTCAGCAGGGGAACGACGACGCCGATCGCAGATATCGCACGGCGCTGGGGCTTCTCGCACCCGTCACGATTCGCCGCGGCCTACCGCCGTGCCTACGGGAGCGCCCCGTCAGACGCCCGACGTGTCGCTGCATGA
- a CDS encoding 3'-5' exonuclease, translating to MTPASASSTGLTRVAVFDLETTGIDVTRDRIVTAHVGVLDATGREIAAKDWLCDPGIEIPEAAAAVHGITTERARALGRPSADVVREVTAALRSLLSQGVPVVAYNASYDFSLLAHEGRRHGIPPLVDPFPVIDPFVIDKAFDRYRPGKRTLSVVAEHYAVHLDGAHDASADAVAAGRVAQELARRFPLPPPAELHSRQVAWARSQAASLTEYFISIGRLDPERRIDGTWPVRGTGDPTSG from the coding sequence ATGACGCCGGCATCCGCATCCTCGACCGGGCTCACCCGCGTCGCCGTGTTCGACCTCGAGACGACGGGCATCGACGTCACACGTGATCGCATCGTCACGGCCCACGTCGGCGTGCTCGACGCGACAGGCCGCGAGATCGCGGCGAAGGACTGGCTCTGCGATCCGGGCATCGAAATCCCGGAGGCAGCGGCAGCCGTGCACGGCATAACGACAGAACGGGCTCGCGCCCTGGGCCGACCATCTGCCGACGTCGTACGCGAGGTAACCGCGGCGCTGCGCTCGCTTCTCTCCCAGGGGGTGCCCGTCGTCGCATACAACGCCTCCTACGACTTCTCATTGCTGGCGCATGAGGGAAGGCGGCACGGCATCCCTCCGCTCGTCGATCCCTTCCCCGTCATCGACCCGTTCGTCATCGACAAGGCTTTCGATCGGTACCGCCCCGGCAAGCGAACGCTCTCGGTCGTCGCCGAGCACTATGCGGTTCACCTCGACGGAGCGCACGATGCTTCAGCGGACGCCGTCGCAGCGGGGCGCGTCGCACAGGAGCTCGCACGGCGGTTCCCGCTTCCGCCTCCGGCGGAACTGCATTCCCGGCAGGTAGCATGGGCTCGCTCGCAGGCCGCGAGCCTCACCGAGTACTTCATCAGCATCGGACGCCTCGACCCGGAGCGGCGCATCGATGGGACCTGGCCGGTGCGCGGTACCGGTGACCCGACCAGCGGGTGA
- a CDS encoding alpha/beta fold hydrolase, which yields MTVPSPYAERLSRIPVARRVAEVRGTETTYWEYGVPEAELTIVAVHGFRGDHHGLEPVVAFLPDVRVISPDLPGFGETAPARGRTYDVAEYAAWLHEFADGVAPGAVVLGHSFGSIVAAAAVAGGLTTPRLILVNPIGAPALEGPKGVMTRLAVLYYALGARLPERLGTALLRNRVIVRIMSIAMAKTRDPRLRRFIHDQHDRYFSLFSDRDALRDAFVTSVSHDVSEFARSISAPTLLVAAQRDDITRIAAERRLVTLFPDGELVEIAQVGHLIHYEAPAEAAAAVRRFLRIPVAPTR from the coding sequence GTGACAGTGCCCTCTCCCTACGCCGAGCGGCTGAGCCGTATCCCCGTCGCCCGCCGCGTCGCCGAGGTGCGCGGCACCGAGACGACGTACTGGGAATACGGCGTCCCGGAAGCGGAGCTGACCATCGTCGCGGTGCATGGGTTCCGCGGTGATCACCACGGCCTCGAACCCGTCGTCGCCTTCCTTCCCGACGTGCGGGTGATCTCTCCCGATCTTCCCGGCTTCGGCGAGACCGCCCCCGCGCGCGGTCGCACTTACGACGTCGCAGAGTACGCCGCGTGGCTCCACGAGTTCGCCGACGGGGTGGCGCCGGGCGCCGTCGTCCTCGGACACTCCTTCGGGTCGATCGTCGCCGCTGCCGCCGTCGCCGGAGGATTGACCACTCCACGGCTGATCCTCGTGAATCCGATCGGGGCCCCGGCCCTCGAGGGGCCGAAGGGCGTCATGACCCGGCTCGCGGTGCTCTACTACGCGTTGGGCGCGCGCCTCCCAGAGCGGCTCGGCACGGCCCTCCTGCGCAACCGCGTGATCGTCCGGATCATGAGCATCGCCATGGCGAAGACCCGCGACCCCCGCCTGCGCCGGTTCATCCACGATCAGCACGACCGCTACTTCTCGCTGTTCAGCGATCGCGACGCCCTTCGTGATGCCTTCGTCACGAGCGTCTCCCACGATGTCAGCGAGTTCGCTCGATCGATCTCGGCTCCGACACTCCTGGTCGCGGCGCAGCGCGATGACATCACCCGGATCGCGGCCGAGCGGCGGCTCGTGACGCTCTTCCCCGATGGCGAACTCGTGGAGATCGCCCAGGTCGGTCACCTCATCCACTACGAGGCGCCGGCCGAAGCAGCGGCCGCCGTGCGTCGGTTCCTCAGGATTCCCGTCGCGCCAACCCGATGA
- a CDS encoding Lrp/AsnC family transcriptional regulator gives MPGLDRIDLELLAALAEDPRITIVALAENLGLSRNTIQARMARLEQSGIFLSYERSFSPDVLGFPLHAFVSIGVRQTELPRIINELSRIPEIVQAHGLSGSIDLLARVACRDARHLFDTDARILSIDGVERTETSLAMGEVIPFRVAGLIGLARRES, from the coding sequence ATGCCCGGACTGGACCGCATCGATCTCGAACTCCTCGCCGCGCTTGCCGAAGACCCGCGCATCACGATCGTCGCCTTGGCGGAGAACCTCGGTCTGTCGCGCAACACGATCCAGGCGAGGATGGCCCGCCTCGAGCAGAGCGGGATCTTCCTGTCCTACGAGCGCTCCTTCTCCCCCGATGTCCTCGGCTTCCCGCTGCACGCATTCGTCAGCATCGGGGTGCGCCAGACCGAGCTGCCGCGAATCATCAACGAGCTCTCACGCATTCCTGAGATCGTTCAGGCTCATGGCCTGAGCGGCTCGATCGATCTCCTCGCCCGTGTCGCATGCCGTGACGCACGTCACCTCTTCGACACCGACGCGCGGATCCTCTCGATCGACGGCGTCGAGCGAACCGAGACATCGCTCGCGATGGGTGAGGTCATCCCCTTCCGCGTCGCAGGGCTCATCGGGTTGGCGCGACGGGAATCCTGA
- the pdhA gene encoding pyruvate dehydrogenase (acetyl-transferring) E1 component subunit alpha has protein sequence MSPQITPIADTAQDLELSERILAPDGTRLSNPRLDGYVADVDASVLRSLLRDMVILRRIDAEGVALQRQGQLGLWAPCQGQEATQIGTARALAPQDYIFPSYRETGVIYARGAQPADYVRMWRGEEGAAYDPAALRVAPLQIIIGAQTLHAVGYAIGIKHDGADEVAVTYFGDGATSQGDVNEAMIFASSYQAPVVFVCQNNHWAISEPVAVQSQFPIAGRAPGFGIPSLRVDGNDVLACMAAMRWALEHARAGRGPAYIEAVTYRMGPHTTADDPTRYRTEAELEAWRSRDPIARLEAHLRAAGELTDEQAAEHRQAADALAAQMRAACLGMVTRPPLAVFDGVYAEPHTGLQRQRDEYAAYLATFEGEA, from the coding sequence ATGTCACCGCAGATCACTCCCATTGCAGATACGGCGCAGGACCTCGAACTCTCCGAGCGCATCCTCGCTCCCGACGGCACGCGCTTGAGCAATCCTCGGCTCGACGGGTATGTGGCCGATGTCGACGCGTCCGTGTTGCGCTCGCTCCTGCGGGACATGGTGATCCTGCGCCGGATCGACGCCGAGGGTGTCGCTCTGCAGCGGCAGGGCCAGCTCGGCCTCTGGGCGCCGTGCCAGGGCCAGGAGGCGACGCAGATCGGCACGGCCAGAGCCCTCGCGCCGCAGGACTACATCTTCCCGAGCTACCGCGAGACCGGCGTCATCTACGCGCGCGGCGCGCAACCCGCGGACTACGTGCGCATGTGGCGGGGCGAGGAGGGCGCGGCGTACGACCCGGCCGCGTTGCGGGTCGCGCCCCTGCAGATCATCATCGGCGCGCAGACACTGCACGCCGTCGGCTACGCCATCGGGATCAAGCATGACGGCGCCGACGAGGTCGCGGTCACGTATTTCGGCGACGGCGCGACGAGCCAGGGCGACGTGAACGAGGCGATGATCTTCGCCTCGTCGTACCAGGCGCCCGTGGTGTTCGTGTGCCAGAACAACCACTGGGCGATCTCCGAACCTGTCGCGGTGCAGTCGCAGTTCCCCATCGCCGGCAGGGCCCCCGGCTTCGGCATCCCGAGTCTCCGCGTCGACGGCAACGATGTGCTCGCGTGCATGGCCGCCATGCGGTGGGCGCTCGAGCACGCGCGCGCGGGCAGAGGACCGGCATACATCGAAGCGGTGACCTATCGCATGGGGCCGCACACCACGGCGGACGACCCGACGCGGTATCGCACGGAGGCGGAGCTGGAGGCCTGGCGCTCGCGCGACCCGATCGCGCGCCTCGAAGCCCATCTGCGGGCCGCAGGCGAGCTCACCGACGAGCAGGCGGCGGAGCACCGTCAGGCGGCCGACGCCCTCGCGGCGCAGATGCGCGCGGCGTGCCTCGGCATGGTCACCCGCCCGCCGCTCGCGGTGTTCGACGGGGTCTACGCCGAGCCGCACACCGGATTGCAGCGGCAGCGCGACGAGTACGCGGCGTACCTGGCGACGTTCGAGGGAGAGGCGTGA
- a CDS encoding alpha-ketoacid dehydrogenase subunit beta, with product MTELTLGKALGAGLRRALRDDDKVVLLGEDIGRLGGVFRITDGLLDEFGPTRVIDTPLAESGIVGTAVGLAFRGYRPGVEIQFDGFVYPAFDQIVSQVAKLHYRTQGRVKMPITIRIPWAGGIGAAEHHSESPEAYFVHTAGLRVIAVSSPEDAYRSLRQAIACDDPVIFFEPKRLYHHKGEVDLGAPLADAPPMGLARVVREGSDATVLTYGAMVTTALQAAEAAEDEDISLEVIDLRSLSPVDYGTVAASVRKTGRVVVAHEASREAGVAAEVIASVTELCFEYLESAPVRVTGHDVPYPPAKLEKYHLPDLDRILDAVDRVLDRPHSVSGADA from the coding sequence ATGACCGAGCTCACCTTGGGCAAAGCGCTCGGCGCCGGACTGCGGCGGGCGCTGCGCGACGACGACAAGGTCGTGCTCCTCGGCGAGGACATCGGCCGACTCGGCGGTGTCTTCCGCATCACCGACGGTCTCCTCGACGAGTTCGGACCGACGCGGGTCATCGACACCCCGCTGGCAGAGTCCGGGATCGTCGGGACGGCCGTGGGGCTCGCCTTCCGCGGCTACCGGCCGGGGGTCGAGATCCAGTTCGACGGCTTCGTCTACCCGGCGTTCGACCAGATCGTGTCGCAGGTCGCCAAACTCCACTACCGCACGCAGGGGCGGGTGAAGATGCCGATCACCATCCGCATCCCGTGGGCCGGCGGAATCGGCGCGGCGGAGCACCACTCGGAGTCGCCCGAGGCGTACTTCGTGCATACGGCCGGGCTGCGCGTCATCGCAGTGTCGAGCCCCGAAGACGCGTACCGCAGCCTGCGGCAGGCGATCGCGTGTGATGATCCGGTGATCTTCTTCGAGCCGAAGCGGCTGTATCACCACAAGGGCGAGGTGGACCTGGGGGCGCCGCTGGCGGATGCTCCGCCCATGGGGCTCGCCCGTGTCGTGCGCGAGGGCAGCGACGCAACGGTCCTCACCTATGGGGCGATGGTGACGACGGCGCTCCAGGCTGCGGAAGCCGCCGAGGACGAGGACATCTCGCTCGAGGTCATCGACCTGCGATCGCTGTCCCCTGTCGACTACGGCACCGTTGCGGCATCCGTCCGCAAGACGGGCCGGGTCGTCGTGGCACATGAGGCGTCCCGCGAGGCCGGGGTGGCCGCCGAGGTCATCGCGAGTGTCACCGAACTCTGCTTCGAGTACCTCGAGTCCGCACCCGTGCGGGTGACGGGCCACGATGTTCCGTATCCTCCGGCGAAGCTGGAGAAGTACCACCTGCCCGATCTCGATCGCATCCTGGACGCGGTCGACCGGGTCCTCGATCGTCCGCACAGCGTGTCAGGAGCCGACGCATGA
- a CDS encoding dihydrolipoamide acetyltransferase family protein, translating into MIAEFRLPDLGEGLTEAEVVQWLVAPGDAVALNQTLAEVETAKAVVELPSPYEGTVSALHADAGETVAVGAPLIAFEVDGGGAPEGPDAAAEERAQPNLVGYGAAPATGARPARRARRVGAKASTTDTAVLEAAPHDAVPAAPAEAVVERPRSTPPVRAYAKRLGIDLALVAATVGDRLITRDDVDAFAQGRGTGRVLGTSSAPAGTVDDARAWDEARHGGEREVRIPIRGVRKHTAAAMVQSAFTAPHVTVFHTVDVTATMDLIATLKNDRSLAEQRIGPLAVVAKAVCLALSRAPGLNSRWDEEAGEIVQHRYVDLGIAAATDRGLIVPIIRDADTLSLAELAGAIRALADTARAGKTTPADLAGGTFSLSNIGVFGVDAGTPILPPGQSGILAIGAVRRQPWEHRGEIALRQTMTLSLSFDHRIVDGAEGASFLKDVADLLEEPGRAMLFR; encoded by the coding sequence ATGATCGCAGAATTCCGTCTCCCCGACCTGGGGGAAGGGCTCACCGAGGCCGAGGTCGTGCAGTGGCTCGTGGCGCCAGGAGACGCCGTCGCGCTGAACCAGACCCTTGCAGAGGTCGAGACGGCGAAGGCCGTCGTCGAACTCCCCTCACCGTACGAGGGCACGGTGTCAGCGCTCCACGCCGACGCGGGGGAGACCGTCGCCGTCGGTGCTCCGCTCATCGCCTTCGAGGTGGACGGCGGCGGCGCACCGGAAGGCCCGGATGCCGCGGCAGAGGAGCGTGCGCAGCCGAACCTCGTCGGCTACGGTGCAGCTCCCGCCACAGGTGCAAGACCGGCGCGGCGTGCACGGCGCGTCGGCGCCAAGGCCTCGACCACGGACACCGCCGTTCTCGAGGCGGCTCCGCACGATGCCGTGCCTGCAGCGCCGGCCGAGGCTGTCGTCGAACGGCCGCGTTCCACCCCGCCTGTGCGCGCCTATGCCAAGAGACTCGGCATCGACCTCGCGTTGGTGGCCGCCACGGTGGGAGACCGTCTGATCACCAGGGACGACGTGGACGCCTTCGCCCAGGGCCGAGGAACCGGGCGTGTACTCGGTACGTCGTCGGCACCGGCGGGAACCGTCGATGATGCGCGCGCGTGGGACGAGGCGCGCCATGGCGGTGAACGCGAGGTGCGCATCCCCATCCGCGGCGTGCGCAAGCACACGGCGGCCGCCATGGTGCAGAGCGCTTTCACGGCGCCGCATGTGACGGTGTTCCACACGGTCGACGTCACCGCGACGATGGACCTGATCGCGACGCTCAAGAACGATCGCTCCCTCGCCGAGCAGCGCATCGGCCCGCTCGCGGTCGTGGCGAAAGCGGTGTGCCTCGCGCTGAGCAGGGCGCCAGGGCTGAACTCGCGATGGGACGAGGAGGCGGGTGAGATCGTGCAGCACCGCTACGTGGATCTCGGCATCGCCGCGGCGACCGACCGCGGCCTGATCGTCCCGATCATCCGCGACGCCGACACGCTGTCGCTCGCCGAGCTCGCCGGCGCCATCCGCGCCCTGGCGGACACGGCCCGCGCAGGAAAGACGACCCCGGCGGATCTCGCGGGTGGCACGTTCTCGCTCTCGAACATCGGCGTGTTCGGGGTCGATGCGGGCACGCCGATCCTGCCGCCTGGTCAGTCGGGCATCCTCGCGATCGGTGCCGTGCGACGTCAGCCGTGGGAGCACCGTGGCGAGATCGCGCTGCGGCAGACCATGACGCTGAGCCTGTCGTTCGACCATCGGATCGTCGATGGTGCTGAGGGCGCCAGCTTCCTCAAGGATGTCGCGGACCTGCTGGAGGAGCCGGGTCGCGCCATGCTCTTCAGATAG
- a CDS encoding TetR/AcrR family transcriptional regulator, translated as MTSPVTARDRAKAERSDAILREAAHLFAERGYNGVSLEDIGAAVGVSGPAVYRHFAGKQALLGAVLVKVSEDLVSGGSAVASAQSDAAERVRALIAFHVEFALGNADVIRVQDRDVAHLAESDRAEVRRLQRTYIDLWIDALAPLLDASSDELRLRVQACFGLINSTPHSTRAASRRHAATAAVLAAMAEAALRASI; from the coding sequence ATGACAAGCCCGGTCACCGCCCGAGACCGCGCGAAGGCGGAGCGCTCCGACGCCATCCTGCGCGAGGCCGCGCACCTCTTCGCCGAGCGCGGCTACAACGGCGTGAGCCTCGAGGACATCGGTGCGGCCGTCGGCGTGTCCGGCCCCGCCGTGTACCGTCACTTCGCAGGCAAGCAGGCGCTGCTGGGAGCCGTGCTCGTGAAGGTGAGCGAAGACCTCGTGTCCGGCGGATCCGCGGTCGCTTCGGCCCAGTCGGACGCGGCGGAGCGCGTGCGCGCCCTCATCGCCTTCCACGTCGAGTTCGCGCTCGGCAACGCCGACGTGATCCGCGTGCAGGACCGCGACGTCGCCCACCTCGCCGAGTCGGACAGGGCGGAGGTCCGGCGGCTGCAGCGCACCTACATCGACTTGTGGATCGACGCGCTCGCGCCACTGCTCGACGCCTCCTCTGACGAACTGCGGCTTCGCGTGCAGGCATGCTTCGGACTCATCAACTCGACGCCGCACTCGACCAGGGCGGCATCACGACGCCACGCGGCCACCGCCGCCGTGCTGGCCGCGATGGCGGAGGCCGCGCTGCGCGCCTCTATCTGA
- a CDS encoding carboxyl transferase domain-containing protein, whose amino-acid sequence MPATQESLAAELRERRRSAARGGPEASRERHVARGKLLPRDRVARVLDEGSPFLEVSPLAAHGMYGGEAPGAGVIAGIGLVHGRHVMVVCNDATVKGGTYFPLTVKKHLRAQEIALENRLPCLYLVDSGGAFLPKQDEVFPDRDHFGRIFFNQARMSAAGIPQLAAVLGSCTAGGAYVPAMSDETVIVRDQGTIFLGGPPLVKAAIGEVVTAEELGGGELHARRSGVVDHLADDDEHALEILRDIVATLPAPDEPAWEVLPGRDPDELSSLYDVVPVDVNAGYDVHEVIARLVDGDSFREFKAGYGTTLVTGFARLHGHPIGIVANNGVLFSESALKGAHFIELCDQRGIPLLFLQNITGFMVGSDAEAGGIAKDGAKMVTAVATTRVPKLTVIIGGSFGAGNYSMCGRAYSPRFLWTWPASRISVMGGTQAASVLATVKEDQLAARGESWTAEEREEFEAPIRAQYETQGEPYYATARLWDDGIIDPAETRDVLGLALDVVARSPLPEPRFGVFRM is encoded by the coding sequence ATGCCGGCTACCCAGGAATCACTTGCCGCCGAATTGCGCGAGCGACGGCGGTCGGCGGCCAGGGGAGGGCCAGAAGCCTCGCGGGAGAGGCACGTCGCCCGTGGAAAGCTGCTTCCCCGCGACCGCGTGGCACGAGTGCTCGACGAAGGCAGCCCCTTCCTCGAGGTGTCGCCGCTCGCCGCCCACGGCATGTACGGAGGAGAGGCCCCAGGCGCCGGTGTCATCGCCGGCATCGGGCTCGTCCACGGCCGCCACGTCATGGTGGTCTGCAACGACGCGACGGTCAAGGGCGGCACATACTTCCCGCTGACAGTGAAGAAGCACCTGCGCGCGCAGGAGATCGCGCTCGAGAACCGCCTGCCCTGCCTGTATCTGGTCGACTCCGGGGGTGCCTTCCTCCCCAAGCAGGATGAGGTGTTCCCCGACCGCGACCACTTCGGGAGGATCTTCTTCAATCAGGCGCGCATGTCCGCCGCCGGCATCCCGCAGCTCGCCGCCGTTCTCGGCTCCTGCACGGCGGGTGGCGCGTACGTCCCGGCGATGAGCGATGAGACCGTCATCGTCCGCGACCAGGGCACCATCTTCCTCGGCGGTCCGCCGCTCGTGAAAGCAGCCATCGGCGAGGTCGTGACCGCCGAAGAGCTCGGAGGTGGTGAGCTGCACGCGCGTCGCAGCGGCGTCGTCGACCACCTCGCCGACGACGACGAGCACGCACTGGAGATCCTGCGGGACATCGTCGCGACCCTCCCGGCACCCGACGAACCGGCATGGGAGGTGCTGCCCGGCCGTGACCCCGACGAGCTCTCCTCGCTGTACGACGTCGTCCCCGTCGACGTCAACGCCGGCTACGACGTGCACGAGGTGATCGCCCGCCTCGTCGACGGCGATTCGTTCCGCGAGTTCAAGGCCGGGTACGGTACGACGCTCGTGACCGGGTTCGCGCGTCTGCACGGTCACCCCATCGGCATCGTCGCCAACAACGGCGTGCTGTTCAGCGAGTCGGCGCTCAAGGGAGCGCACTTCATCGAGCTCTGCGACCAGCGCGGCATCCCGCTGCTCTTCTTGCAGAACATCACAGGGTTCATGGTGGGATCGGATGCCGAGGCTGGCGGCATCGCCAAGGACGGCGCGAAGATGGTCACGGCCGTGGCCACGACCAGGGTGCCGAAGCTCACGGTCATCATCGGCGGTTCGTTCGGCGCGGGGAACTACTCGATGTGCGGCCGCGCCTACTCTCCGCGCTTCCTCTGGACCTGGCCGGCGAGCCGCATCTCCGTGATGGGGGGAACGCAGGCGGCCTCCGTGCTCGCGACCGTCAAAGAGGACCAGCTCGCCGCGCGCGGCGAGTCGTGGACGGCGGAGGAGCGCGAGGAGTTCGAGGCACCGATCCGCGCACAGTACGAGACCCAGGGGGAGCCGTATTACGCGACGGCCCGGCTCTGGGATGACGGCATCATCGACCCGGCGGAGACGCGCGACGTGCTCGGCTTGGCACTCGACGTCGTTGCCCGCAGCCCCCTCCCCGAACCGCGCTTCGGCGTCTTCCGGATGTGA